The following coding sequences lie in one Rutidosis leptorrhynchoides isolate AG116_Rl617_1_P2 chromosome 4, CSIRO_AGI_Rlap_v1, whole genome shotgun sequence genomic window:
- the LOC139842002 gene encoding uncharacterized protein, which translates to MCKAYRKSNFDHHYGILARRIPDSARTLTTVGLNRWSRHHADRVRYAYLTSNSAESMNALSVHARKLPITMLLEFFRASVQQWFWEHRNTADGLTTPVTPYAERKLGKRNRKSISWTVKPISQVKFEVLDMKKGGKVNLQDKTCTCKQWQFSGIPCGHVMAVARYFVLRNVTTHVQKYFHTETYKSAYMEDINPLDHISEWIDPGHLQTVLPPLVTKRQSGRPKSTARIPSQGEDKDNFKSKRKCSRCLEYGHTRSTYIAHYDLSEGKQKSKCNSKTKAKPKGLVKGKGKGKREDSCSTQFGSTYNF; encoded by the coding sequence ATGTGCAAAGCGTATAGAAAATCCAATTTTGATCACCACTATGGTATACTAGCACGACGTATCCCAGACAGTGCACGTACACTCACTACTGTTGGCCTCAACAGATGGTCTAGACATCATGCAGATCGTGTTCGGTATGCTTACCTAACTTCTAATAGTGCAGAGTCAATGAACGCACTGTCAGTTCATGCGAGGAAACTCCCGATTACAATGCTTCTTGAATTCTTTAGAGCTTCAGTTCAACAATGGTTTTGGGAACACCGAAACACTGCTGATGGTTTAACAACACCTGTCACACCATATGCAGAGCGTAAGCTGGGTAAAAGAAATCGTAAGTCTATTAGTTGGACTGTCAAACCGATATCACAAGTTAAGTTTGAGGTATTGGATATGAAAAAGGGCGGTAAAGTCAATCTACAAGATAAAACTTGCACATGTAAACAATGGCAGTTTTCCGGTATACCATGTGGACATGTAATGGCAGTAGCAAGGTATTTTGTCCTACGTAACGTTACTACACATGTTCAGAAGTATTTCCACACTGAAACGTACAAGTCGGCATACATGGAAGATATTAACCCGCTAGATCATATTTCTGAATGGATAGATCCAGGACACCTACAAACCGTCCTACCGCCATTGGTTACAAAGCGACAATCGGGTAGACCGAAGAGTACTGCTCGTATACCGTCCCAAGGAGAGGACAAAGACAATTTCAAATCTAAAAGAAAATGCAGTCGTTGCTTAGAATATGGACATACTAGATCAACTTACATCGCACATTATGATCTTTCTGAAGGTAAACAAAAGTCCAAGTGTAACTCAAAAACAAAGGCAAAGCCGAAGGGGTTGGTAAAGGGCAAGGGTAAAGGAAAACGTGAAGACTCATGCTCAACACAATTTGGCTCCACTTACAATTTTTAG
- the LOC139842003 gene encoding uncharacterized protein: MKIYETSDLVKLNQTFENKEDFLMQLRTKCVTEGFQIKPKYSDKSRYTATCISPNCSWQITARCIQDSNNFQVRKLNDLHTCSNTQILPNNKHATKKVLGNILKEVMKQEGRVYRPNDIRTDMSARFKISLSYHQAWKAKCYAIEMLRGSLEDSFQILPNYLYNLRLSNPGSVTNIRTDNKGRFVMSYMSIDAATRSFVNYARPVIIVDGAHLKSRYLGTNLIAVAMDANNGILPLAYGIGAGETTDHWTWFFGNLRDSLQSSGCCIVNLTIISDRAPAIAAGISNVFPEVFHALCARHLLGNLKSVSKRVKSYK, translated from the exons ATGAAAATATATGAAACCTCAGATCTAGTTAAATTGAATCAGACTTTCGAAAACAAGGAAGATTTTCTTATGCAATTACGTACAAAGTGTGTTACTGAAGGGTTTCAGATAAAACCAAAGTACTCAGACAAGTCAAGGTATACAGCTACATGCATATCACCAAATTGTTCATGGCAAATTACTGCTAGGTGTATACAAGATAGCAACAACTTTCAAGTACGGAAGTTGAATGATCTACACACGTGCTCaaatacccaaattcttccgaacaATAAGCATGCCACCAAGAAGGTCCTAGGGAATATACTGAAAGAGGTGATGAAACAAGAAGGTCGTGTCTATCGACCGAATGATATAAGGACTGATATGTCGGCGCGATTTAAAATAAGTCTATCATACCACCAAGCATGGAAAGCCAAATGTTACGCAATTGAGATGTTGAGGGGTAGTCTTGAAGATTCCTTTCAAATACTACCTAATTATCTATATAATCTTAGATTGTCTAATCCAGGTAGTGTAACCAACATTCGAACAGACAACAAAGGCAGATTTGTTATGAGTTACATGTCCATTGATGCAGCG ACACGTTCGTTTGTTAACTATGCACGACCAGTAATCATAGTCGATGGGGCTCATTTAAAAAGTCGTTACTTGGGGACTAACTTGATTGCTGTCGCTATGGATGCTAACAATGGAATCCTTCCATTAGCCTACGGTATTGGAGCAGGAGAGACCACCGATCATTGGACATGGTTTTTTGGTAATCTAAGAGACTCTCTACAGTCTTCGGGGTGTTGTATTGTTAATCTTACCATTATATCTGACAGGGCACCTGCAATAGCTGCTGGCATATCAAAcgtatttccagaagtatttcatgCACTATGTGCTAGACATTTGTTGGGAAACCTCAAAAGTGTGTCTAAAAGGGTTAAAAGTTACAAGTGA